One Comamonas endophytica DNA window includes the following coding sequences:
- a CDS encoding M23 family metallopeptidase — MKSGLIIAGNTVLAHVRNTLQRHPKRVTGVLAALLLTGGGGAFAVASLGPDPSDLPVRTLTQQVASLADDTPLVELNELQDFALYRSDLSRANDSAESLLQRLGMADPEASAYLRSNELVRQNLLARGGRLISAEATNDHQLTRLTARWAPDDESTKFQRLVVERQGKGFVTRLETGDLVANQRLAGGVIQSSLFAATDASNIPDAVASQLAEVFNGKIDFRRSLRKNDRFALVYETLEADGEPLRSGRLLSAEFNNNGTTHQAMWFQQPGTKGAYFALDGSSLERSYLSAPLAFSRVSSGFAMRFHPVHKTWRAHNGTDFAAPTGTAVRTVADGVVEFAGVQNGYGNVVFVKHPDNNVTVYAHLSRIDVRKGASVAQGSNIGAVGSTGWATGPHLHFEVRVNGKAQDPMTVIGQAQAARPISAAVRASFDRQAAQMRLALESAQQTLASAE, encoded by the coding sequence TTGAAATCTGGTCTGATCATTGCTGGCAACACCGTGCTGGCCCATGTTCGCAACACTCTGCAACGTCATCCCAAGCGCGTTACCGGCGTGCTGGCAGCCTTGTTGCTCACGGGCGGTGGCGGAGCATTTGCCGTCGCGTCACTGGGTCCCGACCCGTCCGATCTTCCGGTGCGCACGCTGACCCAGCAGGTCGCCTCGCTGGCCGATGACACCCCCCTGGTCGAGCTGAACGAACTGCAGGACTTCGCCCTCTACCGCTCCGACCTGTCGCGCGCCAACGACAGCGCCGAATCGCTGCTGCAGCGCCTGGGCATGGCCGACCCCGAAGCTTCCGCCTATCTGCGCAGCAACGAACTGGTGCGCCAGAACCTGCTGGCACGCGGCGGCCGCCTGATTTCCGCCGAAGCCACGAACGACCACCAGCTGACGCGCCTGACGGCACGCTGGGCACCCGACGACGAAAGCACCAAGTTCCAGCGCCTCGTGGTCGAGCGCCAGGGCAAGGGCTTCGTGACGCGCCTTGAAACCGGTGATCTGGTGGCCAACCAGCGTCTGGCCGGCGGTGTCATCCAGAGCTCGCTGTTTGCCGCGACCGACGCCTCCAACATTCCCGATGCCGTGGCTTCGCAATTGGCCGAAGTGTTCAACGGCAAGATCGATTTCCGCCGCTCGCTGCGCAAGAACGACCGCTTCGCGCTGGTCTATGAAACGCTCGAAGCCGATGGCGAACCCCTGCGCAGCGGCCGCCTGCTGAGCGCCGAGTTCAACAACAACGGCACGACGCACCAGGCCATGTGGTTCCAGCAACCCGGCACCAAGGGCGCGTACTTCGCCCTCGACGGCTCAAGCCTCGAGCGCTCCTACCTTTCGGCTCCGCTGGCCTTCTCGCGCGTGAGCAGCGGCTTTGCCATGCGTTTCCACCCGGTGCACAAGACCTGGCGCGCGCACAACGGCACCGACTTCGCGGCCCCCACGGGCACCGCGGTACGCACCGTGGCCGACGGCGTGGTGGAATTCGCCGGTGTGCAGAACGGTTACGGCAACGTGGTCTTCGTCAAGCATCCCGACAACAACGTCACGGTCTACGCCCACCTGAGCCGCATCGACGTGCGCAAGGGTGCCAGCGTCGCCCAGGGCAGCAATATCGGCGCCGTCGGCTCCACCGGCTGGGCCACCGGTCCGCACCTGCACTTCGAAGTGCGCGTCAACGGCAAGGCCCAGGACCCGATGACCGTCATTGGCCAGGCCCAGGCCGCGCGTCCGATCTCTGCCGCCGTGCGTGCGAGCTTCGACCGCCAGGCCGCGCAGATGCGCCTGGCCCTGGAATCGGCCCAGCAGACGCTGGCCAGCGCCGAGTAA
- a CDS encoding anhydro-N-acetylmuramic acid kinase, which translates to MTVSTSTPDLYIGLMSGTSLDGIDGVLVDFQGRMKVLQHASTRFAVGLRAELLELNTPGENELHRAALAANALAESYAEVVQLLLRQAGLRASSVRAIGAHGQTVRHRPQMFDGTGYTLQLNNPALLAERCGISVVADFRSRDVAAGGQGAPLVPAFHQSVFGRPGQALLVLNIGGISNLSVLPADGEVGGFDCGPGNALMDAWCQRHTGQPYDDNGAWAASGSVLPALLEQLLAEPFLQQPPPKSTGRDLFSLGWLQQQLAALPPGTRAEDVQATLTEFTARACADAARRWGRDAQQLLVCGGGALNGHLMARIGALLPEVHVQSTTASGLPPLQVEAAAFAWLARQTLRGLPGNLARVTGAHGPRVLGAIYPA; encoded by the coding sequence ATGACCGTTTCAACCTCCACCCCGGATCTGTACATAGGCCTGATGTCGGGCACCTCGCTCGATGGCATTGATGGGGTGCTGGTTGATTTCCAAGGCCGCATGAAGGTATTGCAGCATGCGAGCACACGCTTCGCTGTCGGACTACGCGCCGAGCTGCTGGAGCTCAACACCCCAGGCGAAAACGAGCTGCACCGCGCGGCGCTGGCGGCCAATGCGCTGGCTGAAAGCTATGCCGAAGTGGTGCAGCTGCTGCTGCGGCAGGCCGGGCTGCGCGCCTCCAGCGTGCGCGCCATCGGTGCCCATGGCCAGACGGTGCGCCATCGGCCGCAGATGTTCGATGGCACCGGCTATACGCTGCAGCTGAACAACCCGGCCCTGCTGGCCGAGCGCTGCGGCATCAGCGTCGTCGCCGACTTCCGCAGCCGCGACGTGGCCGCCGGCGGCCAGGGCGCGCCGCTGGTACCGGCCTTCCATCAGAGCGTGTTCGGCCGCCCCGGGCAGGCGCTGCTGGTGCTCAATATCGGCGGCATCTCCAATCTCAGCGTGCTGCCCGCCGATGGCGAGGTTGGCGGCTTCGATTGCGGCCCGGGCAATGCGCTGATGGATGCCTGGTGCCAGCGCCATACCGGCCAGCCCTATGACGACAACGGCGCCTGGGCGGCCAGCGGCAGCGTGCTGCCGGCACTGCTCGAACAGCTGCTGGCCGAACCCTTCCTGCAGCAGCCCCCGCCCAAGAGCACGGGGCGCGATCTCTTCAGCCTGGGCTGGCTGCAACAGCAGCTCGCCGCGCTGCCGCCCGGCACCCGCGCCGAGGATGTGCAGGCGACGCTGACCGAATTCACCGCGCGCGCCTGCGCCGATGCCGCGCGGCGCTGGGGGCGCGACGCGCAGCAGCTGCTGGTGTGCGGCGGCGGCGCGCTGAATGGGCATCTGATGGCGCGCATCGGCGCGCTGCTGCCGGAGGTGCATGTACAGTCCACCACCGCCAGCGGCCTGCCGCCGCTGCAGGTCGAGGCCGCCGCCTTTGCCTGGCTCGCGCGCCAGACGCTGCGGGGCCTGCCCGGCAACCTCGCGCGCGTGACCGGCGCGCATGGGCCACGCGTGCTGGGCGCAATCTACCCGGCGTAG
- the mdtD gene encoding multidrug transporter subunit MdtD: MTFVRSNSVLLWLVALGFFMQTLDATIVNTALPAMAQALGESPLRMQSVIVAYSLTMALVIPASGWVADRFGTRRVYLTAIALFVLGSLLCAIAASLNQLVLARIVQGCGGALLLPVGRLAVLRAFPRDQFLKAMSFVTLPGLLGPLIGPTLGGWMVEYASWHWIFLVNVPVGLVGLAATLRYMRDAEPIPSRRFDAVGYALLAFAMVAVSMALEGLALLGVAGAMALLGAGAGSLLVYWRHARRRPDPLFAPALFAVRSLRIGLLGNLFSRLGGSCIPFLIPLVLQVCLGYSPMEAGMMMLPTVLASMTVKRVASALIGRWGYRRTLVGNTLLLSLMIASFALVTPEQPQWLRILQLLIFGATNSMQFTAMNTVTLKDLEAHHASSGTSLLSMVQMLAMGLGVAIAGAVLAGFHALWGQARPEAVLHAFQATFACMGLLTLFSATIFSRLERGS; the protein is encoded by the coding sequence ATGACCTTCGTTCGCTCGAATTCTGTGCTGCTGTGGCTGGTGGCGCTGGGCTTTTTCATGCAGACGCTGGATGCCACCATCGTCAACACCGCCCTGCCCGCAATGGCGCAGGCGCTGGGCGAAAGCCCGCTGCGCATGCAGTCGGTGATCGTGGCGTACTCGCTGACCATGGCCCTGGTCATCCCGGCCTCGGGGTGGGTGGCCGACCGCTTCGGCACGCGCCGCGTGTATCTGACGGCGATTGCGCTGTTCGTGCTCGGTTCGCTGCTGTGCGCGATTGCCGCAAGCCTGAACCAGCTGGTGCTGGCGCGCATCGTCCAGGGCTGCGGCGGCGCGCTGCTGCTGCCCGTCGGGCGCCTGGCGGTGCTGCGCGCCTTTCCACGCGACCAGTTCCTCAAGGCCATGAGCTTCGTCACGCTGCCCGGTCTGCTGGGCCCGCTGATCGGCCCGACGCTGGGCGGCTGGATGGTCGAATATGCCTCCTGGCACTGGATCTTCCTGGTCAATGTGCCGGTGGGGCTGGTGGGGCTTGCCGCCACGCTGCGCTACATGCGCGATGCCGAGCCCATTCCCAGCCGGCGCTTCGATGCCGTCGGCTATGCACTGCTGGCTTTTGCCATGGTCGCGGTGTCGATGGCGCTCGAGGGCCTGGCGCTGCTGGGCGTGGCGGGAGCGATGGCGCTGCTGGGCGCGGGCGCGGGCAGCCTGCTGGTCTATTGGCGGCATGCGCGCCGCCGGCCCGACCCGCTGTTCGCGCCGGCGCTGTTTGCCGTGCGCAGCCTGCGCATCGGGCTGCTGGGCAACCTGTTCTCGCGCCTGGGCGGCTCGTGCATTCCGTTCCTGATTCCGCTGGTGCTGCAGGTGTGCCTGGGCTATTCGCCGATGGAGGCCGGCATGATGATGTTGCCCACGGTGCTGGCCAGCATGACCGTCAAGCGCGTGGCTTCGGCGCTGATCGGGCGCTGGGGCTACCGGCGCACGCTGGTGGGCAATACGCTGCTGCTGTCGCTGATGATCGCCAGCTTCGCCCTGGTCACGCCGGAGCAGCCGCAGTGGCTCAGGATCCTGCAGCTGCTGATCTTCGGCGCCACCAATTCCATGCAGTTCACTGCCATGAACACCGTCACGCTCAAGGACCTGGAGGCGCACCACGCCAGCAGCGGCACCAGCCTGCTGTCGATGGTGCAGATGCTGGCCATGGGGCTGGGCGTGGCCATCGCGGGCGCGGTGCTGGCGGGCTTCCATGCCCTGTGGGGCCAGGCCCGGCCCGAAGCCGTGCTGCATGCCTTCCAGGCGACCTTTGCCTGCATGGGCCTGCTGACGCTTTTTTCGGCGACTATCTTTTCCAGGCTCGAGCGGGGGAGTTGA
- the erpA gene encoding iron-sulfur cluster insertion protein ErpA, with protein sequence MSAVAENIQSEMPSPIIFTDSAAAKVADLIAEEGNPELKLRVFVQGGGCSGFQYGFTFDEITNEDDTTMTKNGVSLLIDAMSYQYLVGAEIDYKEDLQGAQFVIKNPNATTTCGCGSSFSA encoded by the coding sequence ATGAGCGCCGTTGCAGAAAACATCCAGAGCGAAATGCCTTCTCCCATCATCTTCACCGACAGCGCTGCGGCCAAGGTGGCGGACCTGATCGCCGAAGAAGGCAACCCGGAGCTGAAGCTGCGCGTGTTCGTGCAGGGCGGCGGCTGCTCGGGCTTCCAATATGGTTTCACCTTCGATGAAATCACCAACGAAGACGACACCACCATGACCAAGAATGGCGTGTCGCTGCTGATCGACGCCATGAGCTACCAGTACCTGGTCGGCGCCGAGATCGACTACAAGGAAGACCTGCAGGGTGCGCAGTTCGTGATCAAGAATCCGAATGCGACCACGACCTGCGGCTGTGGCTCCAGCTTCTCGGCTTGA
- the rpsI gene encoding 30S ribosomal protein S9, with protein sequence MIGDWNNGTGRRKSSVARVFLKKGSGKITVNGKDIQQYFGRETSIMIAKQPLALTENLEAFDVQVNVHGGGESGQAGATRHGITRALIDYDAGLKSVLSQAGFVTRDAREVERKKVGLRSARRAKQFSKR encoded by the coding sequence ATGATTGGTGATTGGAACAATGGCACCGGCCGTCGCAAGTCCAGCGTCGCCCGCGTGTTTCTGAAGAAGGGTTCCGGCAAGATCACTGTGAATGGCAAAGACATTCAGCAGTACTTCGGCCGCGAAACCTCCATCATGATTGCTAAGCAACCGCTGGCACTCACGGAAAACCTCGAAGCTTTCGACGTGCAGGTGAACGTGCACGGCGGCGGTGAATCCGGCCAGGCCGGTGCCACCCGCCACGGCATCACCCGTGCCCTGATCGACTATGACGCAGGCCTGAAGTCCGTCCTGAGCCAAGCCGGCTTCGTGACGCGCGATGCCCGTGAAGTCGAACGCAAGAAGGTCGGCCTGCGCTCCGCTCGCCGCGCCAAGCAGTTCTCCAAGCGTTAA
- the rplM gene encoding 50S ribosomal protein L13, producing MSTFSAKPAEVQHEWFVIDATDKVLGRVASEVALRLRGKHKAIYTPHVDTGDFIVVINAAQLKVTGTKSLDKVYYRHSGFPGGITATNFRDMQSKHPGRALEKAVKGMLPKGPLGYAMIKKLKVYGGAEHPHTAQQPKALEI from the coding sequence ATGTCTACATTCAGCGCAAAACCCGCTGAGGTGCAACACGAGTGGTTTGTGATTGACGCCACCGACAAGGTGCTCGGCCGGGTAGCCAGCGAAGTTGCCCTCCGTCTGCGCGGCAAACACAAAGCCATTTACACGCCTCACGTTGACACCGGCGACTTCATCGTCGTCATCAACGCAGCCCAGCTCAAAGTGACCGGCACCAAGTCCCTGGACAAGGTGTACTACCGTCATTCCGGTTTCCCCGGCGGCATCACTGCCACGAACTTCCGTGACATGCAGTCGAAGCACCCCGGTCGCGCCCTGGAAAAGGCCGTCAAGGGCATGCTGCCCAAGGGCCCCCTGGGTTACGCCATGATCAAGAAACTCAAGGTGTATGGCGGTGCCGAGCATCCCCACACCGCACAGCAGCCCAAAGCGCTGGAAATCTAA
- a CDS encoding 23S rRNA (adenine(2030)-N(6))-methyltransferase RlmJ yields MFSYRHAFHAGNHADVLKHTVLIATLQYLTQKDAALTVLDTHAGAGLYRLDGDYASKSGEASEGVLKLAQAPVAELAPILQDYLAMVRSFNQGSGIRNYPGSPFISQALLRSHDKLKLFELHPTDMRSLAGNVAQLEAGRQLAVLHEDGFEGVKKFLPPVSRRALLLCDPSYELKTDYGRVLDMVADSLKRFPTGCYAVWYPIIPRPEAHDLPRRLKTMAVKAGKSWLHATLTVKSNKTSERGGLPASGMFLVSPPFQLKEQLKPAMPQLVKLLGQDGNATFTLESGG; encoded by the coding sequence ATGTTCAGTTACCGCCACGCCTTCCATGCGGGCAACCACGCCGATGTGCTCAAGCACACGGTGCTGATTGCCACCTTGCAATACCTCACGCAGAAAGACGCGGCGCTGACCGTTCTGGACACGCATGCCGGCGCCGGCCTGTACCGCCTGGACGGCGACTACGCCAGCAAGAGCGGCGAGGCCAGCGAGGGCGTGCTCAAGCTGGCCCAGGCGCCGGTTGCCGAGCTGGCGCCGATCCTTCAGGACTACCTGGCCATGGTGCGCTCCTTCAACCAGGGCAGCGGTATCCGCAACTATCCGGGCTCGCCCTTCATCAGCCAGGCGCTGCTGCGCTCGCACGACAAGCTCAAGCTGTTCGAGCTGCATCCCACCGACATGCGCTCGCTGGCCGGCAACGTGGCCCAGCTCGAAGCCGGCCGCCAGCTGGCCGTGCTGCATGAAGATGGCTTCGAGGGCGTGAAGAAATTCCTGCCGCCGGTCTCGCGCCGCGCGCTGCTGCTGTGCGACCCGAGCTACGAGCTGAAGACCGACTATGGTCGCGTGCTGGACATGGTGGCCGACAGCCTCAAGCGCTTCCCCACGGGCTGCTATGCGGTCTGGTACCCGATCATCCCGCGCCCCGAGGCCCACGACCTGCCGCGCCGCCTCAAGACCATGGCCGTCAAGGCCGGCAAGAGCTGGCTGCATGCCACGCTCACCGTGAAGAGCAACAAGACTTCCGAGCGCGGCGGCCTGCCCGCCAGCGGCATGTTCCTCGTCAGCCCGCCCTTCCAGCTCAAGGAACAGCTCAAGCCGGCGATGCCGCAGCTGGTCAAGCTGCTGGGGCAGGATGGGAATGCGACGTTCACATTGGAATCCGGCGGTTGA
- a CDS encoding septal ring lytic transglycosylase RlpA family protein codes for MDESNSRSARWIRRCGLISLSLWLAACAPLPVAQTPEDLPACRLPVGGGEGDISTQPCPEPAKPSVPLPPLQPLDPLVELDPPKPRMPRTPPRPAVVIPPVGEPAPPASPYELSPPRESDQQGLASWYGERFHGRRTASGERFDSQELTAAHRTLAFGTRVCVRSAVTGKVVVVRINDRGPFSHNRVIDLSQGAAEALGMVGLGIKPVELWQLEEDEDECPEMLEEGGRSYAGRKLKAPAEKANAVARKKAPVKKQARNRR; via the coding sequence ATGGATGAAAGCAACAGCCGCAGCGCGCGGTGGATCCGCCGGTGCGGCTTGATCAGTCTGTCGTTGTGGCTCGCGGCCTGCGCGCCCCTGCCCGTGGCCCAGACGCCCGAAGACCTGCCGGCCTGCCGCCTGCCCGTCGGCGGCGGCGAGGGCGATATCTCGACCCAGCCCTGCCCCGAGCCGGCCAAGCCGTCCGTGCCGCTGCCGCCGCTGCAGCCGCTGGATCCCCTGGTGGAGCTCGATCCGCCCAAGCCGCGCATGCCGCGCACGCCGCCGCGGCCCGCGGTGGTGATTCCGCCCGTGGGCGAGCCCGCGCCCCCGGCTTCCCCCTATGAACTGTCGCCGCCGCGCGAAAGCGACCAGCAGGGGCTGGCCTCCTGGTATGGCGAGCGTTTCCACGGCCGGCGCACCGCCAGCGGGGAGCGCTTCGACAGCCAGGAGCTCACGGCCGCGCACCGCACGCTGGCCTTCGGCACGCGCGTGTGCGTGCGCAGCGCCGTCACCGGCAAGGTCGTGGTGGTGCGCATCAACGACCGCGGGCCGTTTTCCCATAACCGGGTGATCGACCTGAGCCAGGGCGCGGCCGAGGCGCTGGGCATGGTCGGCCTGGGCATCAAGCCGGTCGAGCTATGGCAGCTGGAGGAAGACGAGGACGAATGCCCGGAGATGCTGGAGGAGGGCGGCCGCAGCTATGCCGGGCGCAAGCTGAAGGCCCCGGCCGAGAAGGCGAACGCCGTGGCGCGCAAGAAGGCGCCGGTGAAGAAGCAGGCGCGCAACAGGCGCTAA
- the metF gene encoding methylenetetrahydrofolate reductase [NAD(P)H] has product MIQANAFPVSYEFFPPKTPEGVEKLRAVRQQLRVRPPEFCSVTYGAGGSTQSGTFSLVQEIQQEGMSAASHFSCVGATRESVRTELRELQSMGISRLVALRGDLPSGYGLGGEFQYASDLVAFIRAEFGDAFHIEVAAYPEMHPQARSPQADLQAFAAKVQAGADSSITQYFYNADAYFRFVDSVRALGLDIPVVPGIMPITNSTQLLRFSDACGAEIPRWIRLQLQGYGDDTASIKAFGLDVVTELCERLRSQGAPSLHFYTMNQSAAVLAISERLGL; this is encoded by the coding sequence ATGATCCAGGCCAACGCTTTCCCCGTCAGCTATGAATTCTTTCCGCCCAAGACGCCCGAAGGCGTGGAAAAGCTGCGCGCCGTGCGCCAGCAGCTGCGGGTGCGCCCGCCCGAGTTCTGCTCGGTGACCTATGGCGCGGGCGGCTCGACCCAGTCGGGCACCTTCAGCCTGGTGCAGGAGATCCAGCAGGAGGGCATGAGCGCGGCCTCGCATTTCTCCTGCGTGGGCGCGACGCGCGAAAGCGTGCGCACCGAACTGCGCGAGCTGCAGTCCATGGGCATTTCGCGCCTGGTGGCGCTGCGCGGCGACCTGCCCAGCGGCTACGGCCTGGGCGGCGAGTTCCAGTACGCCAGCGATCTGGTGGCCTTCATCCGCGCGGAATTCGGCGACGCCTTCCATATCGAGGTGGCCGCCTATCCCGAGATGCACCCCCAGGCGCGCTCGCCCCAGGCCGACCTGCAGGCTTTTGCGGCCAAGGTCCAGGCCGGCGCCGATTCGTCCATCACCCAGTACTTCTACAACGCCGACGCCTATTTCCGCTTCGTCGACAGCGTGCGCGCGCTGGGGTTGGACATTCCCGTGGTCCCTGGCATCATGCCGATCACGAATTCCACGCAGTTGCTGCGCTTTTCGGATGCCTGCGGTGCGGAGATCCCGCGCTGGATCCGGCTGCAGCTGCAGGGTTATGGCGATGACACCGCATCGATCAAGGCCTTCGGCCTCGATGTCGTGACCGAACTGTGCGAACGCCTGCGCTCCCAAGGGGCGCCGAGCCTGCACTTCTACACCATGAACCAGAGCGCTGCCGTGCTGGCCATCAGCGAGCGCCTGGGCTTGTAA
- a CDS encoding TlyA family RNA methyltransferase, with translation MRADQLLVDQGLAASRAQAQRLIASGVEWHTAATGQWQAIKKNSEDLAADAELRLLDVAEARYVSRGGLKLEGALAAFKVSAQGKWCLDVGQSTGGFTDCLLQHGAARVVGVDVGHDQLNLALRGHERIVCLERVNARTLDLDTLLDAGAFEGAPDDSQQFDLIVGDLSFISQTLVLPAVVPFLAPGGDLLMLVKPQFELQPEHIGKGGLVRDPASYAVVEKRIRECLAELGLQVCGWIDSPITGGDGNREFFVHARRSA, from the coding sequence ATGCGAGCCGATCAATTGCTTGTAGACCAGGGACTCGCCGCTTCGCGCGCGCAGGCCCAGCGCCTGATTGCCTCGGGCGTCGAATGGCACACCGCGGCCACGGGCCAGTGGCAGGCCATCAAGAAGAACAGCGAAGACCTCGCCGCGGACGCCGAGCTGCGGCTGCTGGACGTGGCCGAGGCGCGCTATGTGTCGCGCGGCGGGCTCAAGCTCGAAGGCGCGCTGGCGGCATTCAAGGTGTCGGCCCAGGGCAAGTGGTGCCTCGACGTGGGGCAATCCACGGGCGGCTTCACCGACTGCCTGCTGCAGCATGGCGCCGCGCGCGTCGTGGGCGTGGACGTGGGCCATGACCAGCTGAACCTGGCGCTGCGCGGCCACGAGAGGATCGTCTGCCTGGAGCGCGTCAATGCGCGCACGCTGGATCTGGACACGCTGCTCGACGCGGGCGCGTTCGAGGGCGCGCCCGATGATTCCCAGCAGTTCGACCTGATCGTTGGCGACCTGTCCTTCATCTCGCAGACGCTGGTGCTGCCGGCCGTGGTGCCCTTTCTGGCGCCCGGAGGCGACCTGCTGATGCTGGTCAAGCCGCAGTTCGAGCTCCAGCCCGAGCATATCGGCAAGGGCGGCCTGGTGCGCGACCCGGCCTCGTACGCGGTGGTGGAAAAGCGCATCCGCGAATGCCTGGCCGAGCTGGGCCTGCAGGTGTGCGGCTGGATCGACAGCCCGATCACCGGCGGCGACGGCAACCGTGAATTCTTTGTGCACGCGCGGAGGAGCGCATGA
- the ahcY gene encoding adenosylhomocysteinase: MNAAVPLTPADSVIADISLAPWGRKEIKIAETEMPGLMAIREEFAAAQPLKGARITGSLHMTIQTAVLIETLQALGAQVRWASCNIFSTQDHAAAAIAATGTPVFAIKGETLADYWDYTHRIFEFGPKGSEGEGPNMILDDGGDATMLMHLGQKAEKDLSVLANPGSEEETILFAAIKAKLAEDGSWYTRKSAQIIGVTEETTTGVHRLNEMSAKGTLLFRAINVNDSVTKSKFDNLYGCRESLVDGIKRATDVMIAGKVAVVAGYGDVGKGCAQALRALSAQVWVTEIDPINALQAAMEGYKVVTMEWAADKADIFVTTTGNRDIIRHEHMLAMKDESIVCNIGHFDNEIDVASIEQYEWEEIKPQVDHITFPDGKKIILLAKGRLVNLGCATGHPSFVMSASFANQTIAQIELFTKQDAYEVGKVYVLPKHLDEKVARLHLKKVGAMLTELTDTQAAYIGVSKQGPYKPDTYRY; encoded by the coding sequence ATGAACGCAGCTGTTCCCCTGACCCCCGCCGATTCGGTCATTGCCGACATTTCCCTCGCGCCCTGGGGCCGCAAGGAAATCAAGATCGCCGAGACCGAGATGCCCGGCCTGATGGCCATCCGCGAGGAATTCGCCGCGGCCCAGCCGCTCAAGGGCGCGCGCATCACCGGCTCGCTGCACATGACCATCCAGACGGCCGTGCTGATCGAGACGCTGCAGGCGCTGGGCGCGCAGGTGCGCTGGGCCTCGTGCAACATCTTCTCGACCCAGGACCATGCCGCCGCGGCCATTGCCGCCACCGGCACCCCGGTGTTCGCCATCAAGGGCGAGACCCTGGCCGACTACTGGGACTACACCCACCGCATCTTCGAATTCGGCCCCAAGGGCAGCGAAGGCGAAGGCCCGAACATGATCCTCGACGATGGCGGCGATGCCACCATGCTGATGCACCTGGGCCAGAAGGCCGAGAAGGATCTGTCGGTGCTGGCCAACCCCGGCAGCGAGGAGGAAACCATCCTGTTTGCCGCGATCAAGGCCAAGCTGGCCGAAGACGGCAGCTGGTACACGCGCAAGTCGGCGCAGATCATCGGCGTGACCGAGGAAACCACCACCGGCGTGCACCGCCTCAACGAGATGTCGGCCAAGGGCACGCTGCTGTTCCGCGCCATCAACGTCAACGACTCGGTCACCAAGAGCAAGTTCGACAACCTCTACGGCTGCCGCGAATCGCTGGTCGACGGCATCAAGCGCGCCACCGACGTGATGATCGCCGGCAAGGTCGCCGTGGTCGCTGGCTACGGCGACGTGGGCAAGGGCTGCGCCCAGGCGCTGCGCGCGCTCAGCGCCCAGGTCTGGGTCACGGAAATCGACCCGATCAACGCGCTGCAGGCGGCGATGGAAGGCTACAAGGTCGTGACCATGGAATGGGCGGCGGACAAGGCCGACATCTTCGTGACCACCACCGGCAACCGCGACATCATCCGCCATGAGCACATGCTCGCCATGAAGGACGAGTCCATCGTCTGCAACATCGGCCATTTCGACAACGAGATCGACGTGGCTTCGATCGAGCAGTACGAGTGGGAGGAGATCAAGCCCCAGGTGGACCACATCACCTTCCCCGACGGCAAGAAGATCATCCTGCTGGCCAAGGGCCGCCTGGTGAACCTGGGCTGCGCCACGGGCCACCCGAGCTTCGTGATGAGCGCCTCGTTCGCCAACCAGACGATCGCCCAGATCGAGCTGTTCACCAAGCAGGACGCCTACGAAGTCGGCAAGGTCTACGTGCTGCCCAAGCACCTCGACGAGAAGGTCGCACGCCTGCACCTGAAGAAGGTCGGCGCGATGCTGACCGAGCTGACGGATACCCAGGCGGCCTATATCGGCGTGTCGAAGCAGGGTCCCTACAAGCCCGACACCTACCGCTATTGA